A single window of Halobacillus naozhouensis DNA harbors:
- the dxr gene encoding 1-deoxy-D-xylulose-5-phosphate reductoisomerase, protein MKQIALLGATGSIGIQTLEVLRLHKEEFSLYAMAFGKNIGKALPLIKEFQPSLVVVQDEGTKLELEKQWQGCPVLFGNDGLVEASVADAVDVVVNAVMGSIGLQATLQAIEARKTIAIANKETLVTAGHLVMEAARKNNVALLPVDSEHSAIYQSLNGEQQRDIHKLIITASGGSFRDKKREELVGVTVEDALNHPNWSMGAKITIDSASMMNKGLEVIEAHWLFDVPYEQIHVILHRESVIHSMVEYVDRSVMAQLGTPDMKVPIQYALTYPQRYPLEHTKQLNLEEIATLHFEKMDMERFPCLKMAFEAGREGGSMTTVLNAANEEAVQLFLEGRISFLDIEQLIQQQLTQHETIHKPDLSTILSIDEETRKRVRLQLK, encoded by the coding sequence GTGAAACAAATTGCATTACTTGGGGCGACAGGTTCTATCGGAATCCAAACATTAGAAGTGCTGCGCCTGCATAAAGAAGAGTTTTCTTTATATGCTATGGCATTTGGTAAAAATATAGGTAAGGCGCTACCGCTTATTAAAGAATTCCAACCTTCTTTGGTTGTAGTTCAGGATGAGGGAACGAAGCTCGAATTGGAAAAACAATGGCAAGGCTGTCCGGTTTTATTTGGCAACGATGGACTTGTGGAAGCAAGCGTTGCGGATGCAGTAGATGTAGTCGTTAATGCAGTCATGGGCAGTATCGGTCTGCAAGCTACACTTCAAGCTATTGAAGCCAGAAAAACGATCGCGATTGCTAACAAAGAAACATTGGTCACAGCTGGCCATTTAGTCATGGAAGCCGCACGAAAAAATAATGTGGCACTGTTACCTGTAGATAGTGAACACTCAGCGATCTACCAATCACTAAATGGTGAACAGCAGAGAGATATTCATAAACTAATTATCACAGCCTCAGGTGGAAGTTTTCGCGACAAAAAAAGAGAAGAACTTGTCGGTGTGACGGTTGAAGATGCCCTCAACCATCCAAACTGGAGTATGGGAGCGAAAATCACGATTGATTCGGCTTCTATGATGAATAAAGGGTTAGAGGTGATTGAAGCGCATTGGCTTTTTGATGTGCCTTATGAGCAAATTCATGTTATTCTTCATAGAGAAAGTGTCATCCATTCAATGGTTGAGTATGTAGATAGAAGTGTTATGGCACAGTTGGGCACACCAGATATGAAAGTACCAATCCAATATGCTCTAACCTATCCGCAGCGTTATCCGTTAGAGCATACGAAACAACTCAACCTGGAAGAAATCGCTACATTGCACTTTGAAAAAATGGATATGGAACGTTTTCCTTGCTTAAAGATGGCCTTTGAAGCGGGGCGTGAAGGCGGATCGATGACAACCGTATTAAACGCCGCCAATGAGGAAGCTGTTCAGTTATTTCTAGAAGGACGAATTTCCTTCCTTGATATCGAGCAATTAATACAACAACAACTGACTCAGCACGAAACGATTCATAAGCCAGACTTGTCTACCATATTATCTATCGATGAGGAAACGAGAAAACGAGTCCGTTTACAATTAAAATAA
- the frr gene encoding ribosome recycling factor, giving the protein MSDAVIKETKQQMEQAVQAYSRQLATVRAGRANPSILDSVYVDYYGAATPLNQLAQVGAPEPRLLVITPYDKSAISEIEKSIQKADLGLSPSSDGNVVRINIPALTEERRKDLAKVVGKYSEEAKVQVRNIRRDSNDRLKKMEKDGDLTEDDLREYQDDVQKVTDENIASIDKLAKSKEDEIMEV; this is encoded by the coding sequence ATGTCAGATGCCGTGATTAAGGAAACAAAACAACAAATGGAACAGGCGGTACAGGCCTACTCACGCCAATTGGCTACCGTCAGAGCAGGAAGAGCTAACCCTTCTATATTAGATAGTGTTTATGTTGATTATTATGGTGCTGCTACTCCATTGAACCAGTTGGCCCAGGTAGGTGCACCTGAACCACGTTTACTTGTGATCACACCTTATGATAAATCTGCTATCTCAGAAATCGAAAAGTCGATCCAGAAAGCTGACCTTGGCTTATCACCTTCCAGTGATGGTAATGTAGTCCGCATTAATATCCCGGCACTTACAGAGGAACGCCGAAAGGATTTAGCAAAAGTGGTCGGTAAATACTCAGAAGAAGCTAAAGTTCAAGTTCGTAATATACGTCGTGATTCCAATGATCGTTTGAAGAAAATGGAAAAAGATGGTGACCTGACTGAAGATGACCTTCGTGAATATCAAGATGATGTTCAGAAAGTAACCGACGAAAATATTGCCTCCATTGATAAACTAGCTAAGTCTAAAGAAGACGAAATTATGGAAGTTTGA
- the tsf gene encoding translation elongation factor Ts → MAINAKMVKELREKTGAGMMDCKKALTENDGDMEKAMEWLREKGISKAQKKADRIAAEGAAHVVVDGNTAALFEVNCETDFVTKNDQFKTLLQELGKHLVSQKPETVEEALEQKLHGDGDKINDYITDMVAKIGEKISLRRFVIKEKTDNDAFGAYMHMGGNIGVLTVLEGSTDETVAKDVAMHVAAVNPRYVSRDEISEEEVDSERDVLKTQALNEGKPEKIVEKMVEGRLNKFFEEICLLEQSFVKDPDQKVKKYVASSGGEIKGFTRFEVGEGMEKREENFADEVMSQVKK, encoded by the coding sequence ATGGCGATTAATGCTAAGATGGTAAAAGAACTTCGTGAAAAAACAGGTGCTGGAATGATGGATTGTAAGAAAGCACTAACCGAAAATGATGGCGATATGGAAAAAGCAATGGAATGGCTTCGCGAAAAAGGGATTTCTAAAGCCCAGAAGAAAGCGGACCGCATTGCTGCAGAAGGTGCTGCTCACGTAGTAGTAGATGGTAATACCGCAGCGCTTTTCGAAGTAAACTGTGAAACAGACTTCGTTACGAAGAATGATCAATTTAAAACTCTTTTGCAAGAGCTTGGTAAACACCTTGTAAGTCAGAAGCCAGAAACAGTAGAAGAAGCTCTTGAGCAGAAGCTTCATGGTGACGGCGATAAAATCAATGACTATATTACAGATATGGTTGCTAAAATTGGTGAGAAGATCTCCCTGCGCCGCTTTGTTATCAAAGAAAAAACTGATAACGATGCTTTTGGTGCTTATATGCATATGGGTGGTAACATCGGTGTGTTGACTGTCCTTGAAGGTTCAACTGATGAAACTGTGGCTAAAGATGTCGCGATGCACGTTGCGGCAGTAAACCCTCGTTACGTTTCTCGTGATGAGATTTCTGAAGAAGAAGTGGACAGTGAACGCGATGTATTGAAAACACAGGCTTTAAACGAAGGTAAGCCTGAGAAAATCGTGGAGAAAATGGTGGAAGGCCGTCTGAACAAATTCTTTGAAGAAATTTGCTTGCTTGAGCAGAGCTTCGTTAAAGATCCAGACCAGAAAGTGAAGAAATATGTAGCTTCCTCCGGTGGCGAAATCAAAGGCTTTACTCGTTTCGAAGTTGGAGAAGGCATGGAAAAACGTGAAGAAAACTTCGCTGACGAAGTAATGAGTCAAGTTAAAAAATAA
- a CDS encoding FliA/WhiG family RNA polymerase sigma factor, which produces MTSSISPQEQELWDLWINEQDMEAANQLVQQYSHLVNFHVQRISAHLPKSVSKDDVHSLGLLGLYDALKKFDTSRDLKFDTYASFRIRGTIMDGLRKEDWLPRSVRDKVKKIEQAAEHIEQKYQRIATSYEIAAELNLPKTDVEEIMKDSLFAHVLSMEEKTKDGTDEHKEGIGYSIPDKDTLSPTESLIKEENYEELAHQIKQLNEKEQLVVSLFYTEELTLTEIGEVMELTTSRISQIHAKAIFKLRQSLMEIVG; this is translated from the coding sequence ATGACCAGCTCTATATCTCCTCAAGAACAAGAGCTGTGGGATCTTTGGATAAATGAACAAGACATGGAAGCAGCCAACCAATTGGTTCAACAGTATTCACACTTAGTTAATTTCCATGTGCAGCGAATTTCAGCCCACCTGCCGAAAAGTGTTAGTAAAGATGATGTGCATAGCCTGGGGCTTCTCGGGTTGTATGACGCCTTGAAAAAATTTGACACGTCACGCGACTTGAAATTTGATACATACGCTTCCTTTCGCATCCGGGGAACGATTATGGATGGTCTTCGTAAAGAAGATTGGCTGCCCCGGTCTGTTCGTGACAAAGTAAAAAAGATAGAACAAGCGGCGGAGCACATCGAACAGAAGTATCAGCGAATTGCTACATCCTACGAAATTGCTGCCGAACTTAATTTGCCAAAAACAGATGTCGAAGAAATTATGAAGGATTCTCTGTTTGCCCATGTTCTGTCGATGGAAGAAAAAACGAAAGACGGCACGGATGAGCATAAGGAGGGTATTGGCTACTCTATCCCTGATAAGGACACACTGTCGCCGACAGAATCCCTTATTAAGGAAGAAAACTATGAAGAGCTGGCGCATCAGATTAAACAGTTGAACGAAAAGGAACAACTAGTCGTCAGTTTATTTTATACCGAAGAGTTAACGTTAACAGAAATAGGAGAAGTTATGGAACTTACGACCTCCAGAATTTCGCAAATTCATGCAAAGGCTATTTTTAAATTACGCCAATCATTAATGGAGATTGTTGGCTAA
- the rseP gene encoding RIP metalloprotease RseP produces MTTVIAFILMFGLLVFVHEWGHLIFAKRAGMLAREFAIGFGPKIFAFTRNETLYTIRLLPIGGYVRVAGEDPEIVELKAGHHIGLEFNHEGKVSSIIVNNKSKHPHARVIEVERADLDHRLIIEGYEVDEDEKLTFEVDPKAMFVMDEKETQIAPYDRQFASKSVPKRAMQLFAGPMMNFVLAIILFMILGFVQGVPANNALIGDIQPDSPAEEAGLQAGDEVVGIDGEPLDTWEEFTQIVRNHPEEQVTLTVERDGQTVQIDVTPAEIQQGELTIGQVGVARAFEDSFTKKLTYGFSQTYEWGTLILTNLGKLVTGQFSLDMLSGPVGIYDATDRVVQTGFMNFIMWTAILSVNLGIVNLLPLPALDGGRLLFVGLEGVRGKPIDPQKEGIVHFIGFALLMLLMLVVTWNDIQRLFL; encoded by the coding sequence TTGACAACAGTAATTGCGTTTATACTCATGTTTGGCCTGCTGGTGTTTGTACATGAGTGGGGGCATCTCATTTTTGCAAAGCGAGCCGGAATGCTGGCTCGTGAATTCGCAATCGGATTCGGTCCGAAAATATTTGCATTTACGAGAAACGAAACGCTGTATACCATTCGATTGCTGCCCATTGGCGGTTACGTAAGGGTAGCTGGTGAGGATCCTGAAATTGTAGAACTAAAAGCGGGTCACCATATTGGGCTTGAGTTCAATCATGAGGGTAAAGTAAGCAGCATTATCGTAAATAATAAATCTAAACATCCACATGCACGAGTGATCGAAGTAGAGCGAGCTGACCTTGATCATCGTCTCATCATTGAAGGGTACGAAGTGGACGAAGATGAGAAGCTGACCTTTGAAGTCGATCCAAAAGCAATGTTTGTGATGGATGAAAAGGAAACGCAAATTGCTCCATATGACCGGCAATTTGCCTCAAAGTCTGTTCCTAAGCGTGCGATGCAGCTTTTTGCAGGGCCGATGATGAACTTTGTCCTTGCGATCATTTTATTTATGATTTTAGGGTTTGTTCAGGGAGTGCCAGCAAACAATGCACTTATTGGTGATATTCAACCTGATTCACCAGCTGAAGAAGCAGGTTTGCAGGCAGGTGATGAAGTTGTTGGCATTGATGGCGAGCCTCTCGATACTTGGGAAGAGTTTACTCAAATTGTGAGGAATCATCCGGAAGAGCAAGTCACATTAACTGTCGAACGTGATGGACAAACTGTACAAATCGATGTAACTCCAGCGGAAATCCAACAAGGTGAATTAACGATTGGCCAAGTAGGTGTGGCCCGCGCATTTGAAGATTCCTTTACGAAAAAGCTGACCTACGGGTTCAGCCAGACGTATGAATGGGGAACGTTAATTTTAACAAACCTTGGGAAACTTGTTACCGGGCAGTTCTCCTTGGATATGCTGTCAGGGCCTGTGGGAATCTATGATGCTACAGACCGTGTAGTACAAACGGGCTTTATGAATTTTATCATGTGGACTGCGATCCTTAGTGTCAACCTTGGTATTGTAAACCTGCTCCCGCTTCCCGCACTAGACGGCGGACGTTTACTGTTTGTAGGGCTTGAAGGGGTACGGGGTAAACCAATTGACCCGCAAAAAGAAGGAATTGTTCACTTTATTGGATTTGCCTTGTTAATGTTATTGATGTTAGTAGTTACATGGAATGATATCCAACGTCTATTCTTGTAA
- a CDS encoding chemotaxis protein CheD: MNKAAEIVKVGIADLSIVNSETVIRTSGLGSCVGVVLYESTSKIAGMIHIMLPDSSLGKQGVVNRRKYADTAIDELVNRLVQHGARKSLLRAKIAGGAQMFQFSKANDMMRIGPRNVEAVKKKLREHDIPICSEDVGGTNGRTIEFHPATGQLHIRTVNKGESVI, encoded by the coding sequence ATGAATAAGGCAGCAGAGATTGTTAAAGTCGGAATCGCGGATTTAAGTATCGTCAATAGCGAAACCGTCATTCGTACTTCAGGGTTAGGTTCTTGTGTTGGGGTCGTCCTATATGAATCAACTAGTAAAATTGCAGGAATGATTCATATTATGCTTCCTGATTCCTCGCTTGGTAAACAAGGGGTGGTGAATCGGAGAAAGTATGCAGACACAGCCATCGATGAGTTAGTGAATCGATTAGTTCAACACGGGGCGAGGAAATCACTGTTGCGGGCTAAGATAGCTGGCGGCGCCCAGATGTTTCAGTTTTCAAAGGCTAATGATATGATGAGAATAGGTCCACGAAACGTAGAAGCGGTTAAGAAAAAGCTGCGAGAGCATGATATTCCTATTTGCTCAGAAGATGTAGGTGGAACCAATGGACGTACGATCGAATTTCATCCGGCTACTGGCCAATTACATATACGCACAGTGAACAAGGGAGAATCGGTGATTTAA
- a CDS encoding chemotaxis protein CheW, producing the protein MIEDSGTHVKVIVFQIKDEEYAVPVHQAGSIERVMPITRVPKTASFVEGVINLRGVVTPIIDLRKRFGLEGSKLDDTTRIIIVSMEEMDVGLIVDGANDVLDIAEEDIQPPPEVVGMVKEEYIRGVINSNQRLLILLNLENVLSQDEVKELHEVER; encoded by the coding sequence ATGATAGAAGATTCTGGGACACATGTGAAGGTTATCGTATTTCAAATAAAAGATGAGGAGTATGCGGTGCCTGTTCACCAGGCGGGCTCTATTGAACGGGTCATGCCTATTACTCGTGTACCTAAAACAGCCTCATTTGTAGAAGGTGTAATAAACTTAAGGGGTGTAGTGACTCCCATTATCGATTTACGAAAACGATTTGGTCTAGAAGGATCTAAACTGGACGACACGACCAGAATTATTATTGTATCCATGGAGGAAATGGATGTGGGACTGATCGTTGACGGAGCCAATGATGTGCTTGATATTGCAGAAGAGGACATTCAGCCTCCACCGGAAGTGGTCGGCATGGTAAAAGAGGAATACATCCGCGGAGTTATCAATAGTAATCAACGATTGCTTATCCTCCTTAACTTAGAGAATGTGTTATCACAGGATGAAGTAAAGGAATTGCATGAAGTTGAACGGTAA
- a CDS encoding phosphatidate cytidylyltransferase, with protein sequence MKQRTITAVVAALIFLPIVMLGDVIFQAFVYLIASIAIYELMRMKKIARYSLASVITLLLMWTLMYKQGMFWGYDLPVTKSELTLLAVLILLSYTVLVKNRFTFDDVGFLLLSAIYIGMGFYYLIVTREEGLQFIFYALFVVWATDTGAYIFGRLFGKHKLWPQISPKKTIEGSVGGVILACVVAYIFHMIEPFSHSLLIVLLVTILISIAGQIGDLVESALKRHYAVKDSGKILPGHGGVLDRFDSLIFMLPILHLIGFIPEEGTALANLQTVEWVLSIVFYMG encoded by the coding sequence ATGAAACAACGAACAATTACAGCAGTAGTTGCTGCATTAATCTTTCTGCCAATCGTTATGCTTGGTGATGTCATATTTCAAGCTTTCGTCTATCTCATAGCAAGCATAGCTATATATGAACTTATGCGAATGAAAAAAATAGCTAGGTACTCACTTGCTTCCGTTATCACCTTATTGCTCATGTGGACGCTGATGTATAAGCAGGGGATGTTTTGGGGCTACGATTTACCGGTAACGAAGTCCGAATTGACCTTGTTAGCCGTACTAATCCTATTGAGTTATACCGTACTCGTAAAAAACCGATTCACGTTTGATGATGTTGGATTCCTGTTACTGTCAGCCATTTATATAGGCATGGGTTTTTATTATTTGATCGTAACGAGAGAAGAAGGCCTGCAGTTCATTTTTTATGCTTTGTTTGTAGTTTGGGCAACAGATACAGGTGCTTACATTTTTGGACGATTGTTCGGGAAACACAAATTGTGGCCGCAGATTAGCCCTAAGAAAACAATTGAGGGGTCAGTTGGCGGGGTTATCCTAGCATGTGTGGTGGCCTATATCTTTCATATGATCGAGCCATTCTCTCATTCACTGCTTATTGTTTTGCTCGTGACCATTCTCATCTCTATCGCGGGTCAGATCGGTGACTTAGTGGAATCTGCCTTAAAACGACATTATGCTGTAAAGGATTCAGGTAAGATCCTGCCGGGTCACGGTGGTGTATTGGATCGTTTTGACAGTCTTATTTTCATGCTTCCCATCCTCCATTTGATTGGGTTTATTCCTGAAGAGGGGACGGCGCTGGCTAACCTGCAAACCGTGGAATGGGTACTATCTATAGTATTTTATATGGGCTGA
- a CDS encoding chemotaxis protein CheC, translating into MKLNGNQIDFSDDFSPFYLDVLKEIGNIGAEHAATSLSKLLGNKIDMYVSSVKLAGFNEVMELAGGAETEVVSLMFRLGGAAAGSMFFILSPQQAAQFVSRMTRRTGLVQCQCQRDELEYSALRELGNIVAGSYLSALSDLTYLNVQLSVPALTVDMAGAILSSALVEHACTSDRALVIETSLTEAGDSNSSIDGYFFLLPDPDSSDTLLKSLGVSGT; encoded by the coding sequence ATGAAGTTGAACGGTAATCAGATCGATTTTAGCGATGATTTTTCTCCATTTTATTTGGATGTGTTAAAGGAAATAGGCAATATCGGTGCAGAACATGCAGCCACATCATTATCGAAGCTGCTTGGAAATAAAATTGATATGTACGTTTCATCCGTTAAACTAGCAGGATTTAATGAGGTCATGGAACTTGCGGGAGGGGCAGAGACAGAGGTGGTTAGTCTAATGTTTCGGCTTGGAGGAGCAGCTGCTGGATCGATGTTCTTTATTCTGTCCCCCCAGCAAGCGGCACAATTTGTAAGCAGGATGACCCGGCGGACTGGCTTGGTCCAGTGTCAATGCCAACGCGATGAACTTGAATATTCGGCTTTGAGGGAACTAGGAAATATAGTAGCCGGTTCCTATTTATCTGCCTTATCTGACCTTACTTATTTGAATGTTCAGCTGTCAGTTCCGGCACTGACAGTAGATATGGCAGGAGCCATCTTAAGTTCAGCCCTGGTTGAGCACGCATGCACTAGTGATCGTGCGCTCGTGATCGAGACATCATTAACAGAAGCCGGGGATTCGAACTCATCCATTGATGGGTATTTCTTTCTTTTACCTGACCCTGACTCCTCCGATACATTACTCAAGTCTCTTGGAGTATCAGGAACGTGA
- the rpsB gene encoding 30S ribosomal protein S2 — protein sequence MSVISMKQLLEAGVHFGHQTRRWNPKMKKYIFTERNGIYIIDLQKTVKKVDEAFNYVRQVAEDGGNILFVGTKKQAQDTVRDEATRCGMYYINQRWLGGTLTNFQTIRKRINRLIDIERMEEDGTFDVLPKKEVVDMLKEKDRLVKFLGGIKEMTSIPDAMFVIDPRKERIAIAEAHKLNIPVIGIVDTNCDPDEIDYVIPANDDAIRAVKLLTSKMADAVLEAKQGEETEVTEEAEEAETVEE from the coding sequence ATGTCTGTTATTTCTATGAAACAGTTGCTAGAAGCTGGTGTTCATTTTGGACACCAAACCCGTCGCTGGAACCCGAAGATGAAGAAATACATCTTTACAGAGCGTAACGGAATTTATATCATCGACCTGCAAAAAACAGTTAAGAAGGTGGATGAAGCATTTAACTACGTAAGACAAGTTGCGGAAGACGGAGGCAACATTCTTTTCGTAGGTACGAAAAAACAAGCACAAGACACAGTGCGCGATGAAGCGACACGCTGTGGCATGTACTACATCAACCAACGCTGGTTAGGTGGTACACTAACAAACTTCCAAACCATTCGTAAGCGTATTAACCGTCTAATTGATATCGAGCGTATGGAAGAGGATGGTACATTTGACGTACTTCCGAAAAAAGAAGTCGTTGATATGCTTAAAGAAAAAGATCGCCTTGTTAAATTCTTAGGCGGAATTAAAGAAATGACTTCAATTCCGGATGCAATGTTTGTCATTGACCCTCGTAAAGAGCGCATTGCTATCGCGGAAGCTCATAAATTAAATATCCCGGTAATCGGTATTGTAGATACAAACTGTGACCCGGATGAAATTGATTATGTCATCCCAGCGAACGATGACGCAATTCGTGCCGTTAAATTGCTTACTTCAAAAATGGCGGATGCTGTTCTTGAAGCCAAGCAAGGTGAAGAAACTGAAGTGACAGAAGAAGCAGAAGAAGCGGAAACTGTAGAAGAGTAG
- a CDS encoding DUF6115 domain-containing protein, translating into MVYFLLTISFILHGILILIIMVLFKKVKQAEELELRQKQVASEIEEVFNQYLMEIKEENEKMDTWLNHTSTSEADHRPQEPTKTEKPEEQNDEDYSPPLPVQEEAEYVPSLPSRVMTMYNSGMDMEEIARELNLGKTEVELLVKFQHTK; encoded by the coding sequence ATGGTTTATTTTCTATTAACAATAAGTTTTATTTTACATGGTATCTTGATCCTTATCATTATGGTTTTGTTTAAAAAAGTAAAGCAGGCAGAAGAACTAGAATTGCGTCAGAAACAAGTGGCTAGTGAGATTGAGGAGGTATTTAATCAATACCTTATGGAAATAAAAGAAGAGAATGAAAAAATGGATACGTGGCTGAATCACACCTCTACTAGCGAAGCAGATCACCGCCCGCAAGAGCCCACCAAGACAGAGAAGCCAGAGGAACAAAATGATGAAGACTACAGCCCGCCGTTACCTGTGCAGGAGGAAGCTGAGTATGTACCATCACTTCCATCTCGTGTTATGACGATGTATAACAGTGGTATGGACATGGAGGAAATCGCCCGCGAGTTAAATCTAGGAAAAACAGAGGTTGAGTTGCTCGTTAAGTTTCAGCATACAAAATAA
- the pyrH gene encoding UMP kinase, with protein sequence MTTARYRRIVLKLSGEALSGKEGFGLEPTIIQSISKQVKEVAELGVEVAVVVGGGNIWRGKVGSEMGMDRANADYMGMLATVMNSLALQDSLENIGIQTRVQTSIEMRQVAEPYIRRKAIRHLEKKRVVIFAAGTGNPYFSTDTTAALRAAEIEADVILMAKNNVDGVYSDDPKVNVDAKKYDQISYLDVLNEGLGVMDSTASSLCMDNDIDLLVFSITEEGNIKKAVTGENIGTIVRGK encoded by the coding sequence ATGACTACAGCTCGCTATCGTCGTATCGTACTAAAACTAAGTGGGGAAGCTCTAAGCGGTAAAGAAGGTTTCGGTCTTGAACCAACTATTATACAATCTATCTCCAAACAAGTTAAAGAGGTCGCTGAATTAGGTGTAGAAGTCGCTGTTGTTGTGGGCGGGGGAAACATTTGGCGGGGCAAGGTCGGAAGTGAGATGGGCATGGACCGCGCAAATGCTGATTACATGGGCATGCTTGCGACAGTTATGAACTCGCTCGCCCTTCAGGACAGCTTGGAGAATATAGGGATTCAAACGCGTGTGCAAACCTCGATCGAAATGAGACAGGTAGCTGAACCTTATATACGTAGGAAAGCAATCCGTCATCTTGAGAAAAAAAGAGTAGTTATTTTTGCTGCAGGGACAGGTAATCCTTACTTTTCCACAGATACTACAGCAGCATTACGTGCAGCGGAAATAGAAGCTGACGTGATCTTAATGGCGAAAAATAATGTCGATGGCGTGTATTCTGATGACCCTAAAGTAAATGTTGACGCGAAGAAATACGATCAAATATCCTATTTGGACGTTCTGAATGAAGGATTAGGGGTAATGGATTCTACAGCTTCTTCTTTATGTATGGACAACGATATCGATTTACTGGTATTCTCTATTACAGAAGAGGGTAATATTAAGAAAGCCGTAACAGGCGAAAATATTGGAACGATTGTAAGGGGGAAATAA
- a CDS encoding isoprenyl transferase: MPIKIPFTKNKKQNTRQPQSLDAGHIPKHVAIIMDGNGRWAKKRGLPRVAGHKEGMSVVKKIVRRASDLDVSVLTLYAFSTENWKRPKNEVDFLMKLPIDFLNTYLPELIERDVQVQTIGDTEFLPDHTRKAVEEAIERTSDNSGLILNFALNYGSRFEMVQAVKQISTRVESGELSTSDINEQLFSSHLYTSDLFEPDLLIRTSGEQRLSNFLLWQLAYAEFWFTEVLWPDFDEQLFEQALHDYQNRKRRYGGI; this comes from the coding sequence ATGCCAATCAAGATTCCATTTACCAAAAATAAGAAACAAAATACACGGCAACCTCAAAGTCTTGATGCTGGCCATATTCCAAAGCATGTAGCAATTATTATGGATGGAAATGGTCGATGGGCTAAGAAGCGAGGCTTGCCGAGGGTAGCAGGCCACAAAGAAGGAATGAGTGTGGTCAAGAAAATTGTACGCCGTGCATCTGATTTAGACGTCAGTGTACTTACACTCTATGCGTTTTCAACAGAAAATTGGAAACGACCGAAAAATGAAGTAGATTTCCTAATGAAATTACCTATTGATTTTTTAAATACATATTTGCCGGAACTTATTGAAAGAGACGTGCAGGTACAAACAATTGGGGATACGGAATTTCTCCCAGATCATACTCGAAAGGCTGTGGAGGAGGCCATTGAACGCACATCAGACAACAGTGGACTTATTTTAAATTTTGCTCTTAATTATGGAAGTCGTTTTGAAATGGTTCAGGCCGTCAAGCAAATTTCCACACGAGTAGAAAGCGGGGAGCTCTCAACTTCCGATATAAATGAACAATTGTTCTCTTCTCATTTATATACATCTGATTTATTTGAACCTGATTTACTCATTCGTACGAGTGGAGAGCAGCGTCTGAGTAACTTTCTATTATGGCAGCTTGCTTATGCAGAGTTCTGGTTTACAGAAGTATTATGGCCAGATTTTGATGAACAATTATTTGAACAAGCCTTACACGACTACCAAAATCGTAAACGTCGTTATGGCGGGATATAA